A window of Epinephelus fuscoguttatus linkage group LG24, E.fuscoguttatus.final_Chr_v1 contains these coding sequences:
- the LOC125884877 gene encoding inosine-uridine preferring nucleoside hydrolase-like → MKKLILDVDTGVDDAQAIMLALAAPDVEILGITCCHGNTPLENVLKNTLRVLKVCNRLDIPVYKGCSKPLLAHKQHAGDYHGKDGLGDVPDPDAPGLELLQKRNAVKAMIKMVKANPGEVTLVATAPLTNLAVAVQLEPSLPEKLKALYIMGGNMESRGNTTACGEFNFVADSEAAYIVLDRYTCPTYIATWEFTCRNSLPWSFCDPWLDMKTEKAAFMKKITHLSMTKARSAEYQKEITAGKGFNSCDTYALAAAIDDTLITESEKVAVTVELEGTYTRGMMVLDYMELLKKKHKAVIMKKVDLEKFKKMLMNSLK, encoded by the exons ATGAAGAAGTTAATCCTCGATGTGGACACAGGTGTGGATGATGCCCAGGCCATCATGTTGGCCCTGGCGGCCCCCGATGTGGAGATTTTGGGAATCACctgctgccatggcaacacaCCCCTGGAGAATGTCCTCAAGAACACACTGCGTGTCCTGAAAGTCTGCAACAGGCTGGAT ATCCCAGTGTATAAAGGCTGCTCAAAGCCCCTGCTGGCCCATAAACAACATGCTGGAGATTACCACGGGAAGGACGGGCTGGGTGACGTCCCAGATCCTGATGCTCCAggtctggagctgctgcagaagAGAAACGCTGTGAAGGCCATGATCAAGATGGTGAAAGCGAACCCTGGAGAG GTGACTCTAGTGGCTACGGCGCCCCTCACTAACCTGGCTGTCGCAGTGCAACTGGAGCCTTCCCTCCCTGAGAAACTGAAGGCGCTCTACATCATGGGAGGAAACATGGAAT cCAGGGGTAACACCACAGCGTGTGGAGAGTTTAACTTTGTagctgactctgaggctgccTACATTGTGCTGGACCGCTACACCTGCCCCACCTACATCGCCACATGGGAGTTCACCTGCAGAAACAGCCTGCCGTGG TCTTTCTGTGACCCTTGGCTGGACATGAAAACCGAGAAGGCTGCATTCATGAAAAAGATTACACACCTTTCAATGACG AAAGCGAGGTCAGCAGAATATCAGAAGGAGATTACAGCGGGCAAAGGGTTTAATTCCTGTGACACCTATGCCTTGGCTGCCGCCATCGATGACACACTCATAACTGAGAGTGAAAAG GTCGCAGTTACAGTGGAGCTGGAGGGGACCTACACCCGAGGCATGATGGTGCTTGACTACATGGAGCTGCTCAAGAAGAAACACAAGGCTGTCATCATGAAGAAAGTCGACctggagaaatttaaaaaaatgctcatGAATTCACTGAAGTAG